TTAGGTGAATCCGTTCAATTCAAGAGAAATAGCTATTATATTATCTCCAAGATACAGCGCTTTACAAAAAGTGGCGAATATGGAAATGAGTTTGTGGGGTTAAACGCGAATCAAGACGATATTTATTTCAGCGATGGCGTAGACTATGCTTGTGCCTTACATACCATTGATCGAGAGCAGGTGACGCTTTTACCGAAAGGTAACACCTGTAAGTTTGGTAATAGACACTATGATCTGGAGTATACCGAGGAGCAAACTGTTGTCTATGCGGAGGGCTTTGTATTTGAAGATCTGGAATCGATGTCAACGACCCTTACCTATATTCAAACAGTTAATGAAGATCGTTTTATTTCTCAGGAATTTATTGATAACGATGTACAGTATTATCAGGGAATTTACCTGGAGGATGAGAGCTATTATAAAATTTTTGACACCTATAACGATTATATTGCCAAAAAGGAGATTGTAGGGACGAAGCTGAGAAATATTGGTGTCTTTGCTGTTCTGCTGTTGGCAGCTCTATTCTGGGTTTTAAACTGGGGACAGATCGGTAAGGATACTTATAAGTTTGATGAAAAATTCCCCGGAAAAAAGGCAAACTCGGAATTTGTCGGCGCCTCTTTCGAATTAAAAGGCGATAAACCCAAAAAGCTGGTCCTGGAGGGAATATCGGAATCTAAAAGCCATCCCATCCAGCTGATGATCAAATTGGTCAATGAAAAGACAAATGAGATTATTGAGTCTGGTACAGCTGTCCACGAGAACAATGACGTTAATTATGCCAGTGGATTGACCGTCGATTTTTGTCGTATACAACCGGGGATTTATCACCTTGTTTTTGTCACCTCTTCAACCAATGGTGCCGCTGATATGGATGTTAATTTTGAACTCACAGAGGACTATAAATTAACATACGGAGGTACCAGTTATACCTTTTTGATTCTTTGTTTGGTGGGTATTGTTGTTCTTGTGGGGATTTTTAGACATAATATTCTGGCGATTAAAAATAAAGATTTTGTTGCTCGGGCTGAAGGTTTAGGTTATTTCGATATCTTAAAATTTGATCGGCTGGGTGTAGCTTTAGTTGCTTTTTTTGTCTTTTTTGTTGCTGTTAACCTATTTGTAAATTCCTCTACAGATTGTAAGACTACAATGCGGACGAGCACCTTGGAAGACCATACTTATACAGGATCAAGATCACATTATCGTCGATCCTTTTATGGTAGCGGAGGTAGTTATAGTGGATATGGTTCAGGTCATAAATAAAAATTAATATAAAAATGAATTACGAATTGTTTTATAAAGGAATTGCAGCATCATTGATTTATTCGCTTATTGGCATTGCTGTATTGTTATTGGCCTATTGGCTTATCGAGCGATTGACGCCGGAACAATCTTGGCAGGAGATCGTAAAGAACAAGAATATGGCTTTAGCGATTGTTTTTGCGGCTTTTATATTAGGCATATCGATTATAATAGCTGCGGCAATACATGGGTAAAAAGAGCAATCTGCCCATTTTTCTCTTATTTGCGGTATTTGTCATTGCAACTTGCGGGCTTATTTACGAGCTGGTTGCGGGTGCATTGGCGAGCTATTTATTGGGAGATTCAGTCAAGCAGTTTTCATTTATTATCGGTACCTACCTGTTCTCGATGGGGGTGGGATCTTTTTTAGCGAAGTACATCACCAAAAACCTTTTTGACCGATTTATTGATATTGAACTGTTGATCGGCGTCATTGGCGGTTGCAGTTCTGTCGTTTTATTTTTACTGTTTCAGCAGGTCGAACACTTTCAATTTGTACTCTATTTCTTTGTTTTTCTGACAGGCTGTCTCTGCGGTATGGAGATCCCCTTATTGATGAATATTCTAAAAGATAGGGTTCAGTTTAGGGACTTGGTTTCCAATGTATTTGCTTTTGATTATATCGGCGCATTGATCGCTTCGGTGCTGTTTCCTATCCTGCTGATTCCGCGGTTGGGCGTGATGGGAACATCACTGTTTTTTGGGATCATCAATATTTTGGTAGGCGTCTTTCTATCATTCTATCTCGCTAAAAGACTTAAAAATCCCAACTGGATTAAAGCCAAGTCAATAGTTTGTCTGGTATTGCTTTCGGTTGTGTTTTTTTATTCCGATGATTTGCTTAAATATTCCGAAAGTCAATTATATGGGAATAATATTGTCTATAAACATTCTACACCCTATCAACGTATTGTTCTGACGGAGAGCAAGGGTGAATATCAATTGTTTCTGAACAATAATTTACAGTTCAACACCAAAGATGAATATCGGTATCATGAGGTTTTGGTACATCCGGCGATGTCTATGGCCAAAGATGTATCGCATGTATTGGTGTTTGGCGGTGGAGACGGGCTTGCTGTCCGGGAGGTTCTTAAATATCCAGGTGTAAAAAAGGTTACATTGGTGGATTTGGACGAGGGTATGACCAAATTGTTCCAGACAAATGAATTACTAGTCAGTCACAACAAGGGCTCGCTGAATGACCCGAGAGTAAAGGTGATCAATCAGGATGCATTTATCTGGGCAAAATCTGCAAAGGAAAAATACGATGTCATGATTATAGATTTTCCGGATCCGTCAAACTATAGTCTTGGAAAATTATATACGACAAGTTTTTATCAAAGTCTACAACCTCTCATGACACCCTATACCATGGTGTCGGTACAGACAACTTCGCCTTATTTTGCACCCAAATCTTACTGGTGTATCCATGAGACAATCAGCACGGTTTTTCCAAATACTGTCGCCTATCATACCTATGTGCCATCCTTTGGCGAATGGGGATTCTGTCTATTTTCAGCAGATATGATACAACAATTTAAGCATGTTGCCCGACGGGTGGATAAGCTGCGGTATTACAATTATCATTTTAGAGAACTGACTGAGTTTCCGACCGACATGCGTGCGGATCATGTAGAAATAAACCGTTTGGACAATCAGATTTTAGTGCGGTATTTTGATGAAGAATGGAGTAAGATTTAATCCCTCGCGGCGTGGTTTTCTCAAGCTCGCATTCTTGGGGGCAATCGGCCTGCAGTTTGCTCAGGCCTGTAAGAAAAAGGTGAACCGTATTTTTTTGCGCCTGACGGGGACAGACCATATTTTGGGGCATCGTCTGCGATTCCAGGATTTCCCCAAATCTACAGCAGTGGTTGAAATACCCATTCTGATTCTTGGTGGTGGCGTAAGCGGACTATCAGCTGCCTATCGTTTGCAACAAAAGGGAATGAACGATTTTCTGCTTTTGGATATGGAGTCTGAAGTAGGGGGTAATGCGCGTCATGGCGAGAATGATTATAGCCGTTATCCGTTAGGAGCACATTATCTTCCTATTCCGAATGCTTCCAATAGGGAGCTGCTGCAGTTTTTGGAGGAATCGAAAATTATCATCGGCTGGACGAATGAAGGTGTTCCATTATTTGATGAGGAACAATTGTCCTTTGCTCCGCAGGAACGACTTTTTATCCATAACATCTGGCAGGGGGGTATTGTTCCCAGTTATGGGTTATCCCAACAGGAGACGACTGAAATAGATCGTTTTATGACACAGATGGGTCGGTTTAAGCAATTGAAAGGTAGCGATGGAAAGTACGTCTTTGATATCCCGATGCGCAATGCTTCGCAGTCGGCCGATCTCAAAAGATTAGATGTCCTGACGATGCGTTCATGGATGGAATCAGAGGGGTATAAGACGGAACCTGTGTTTAGTTATGTGAACTACTGTTGCCGTGACGACTATGGAACGGGTATCGCGGCCACTTCTGCTTTTGCTGCTATACATTACTTTGCGAGCCGAAAGCACGATTGGTCTGCCTACCAGGATCTGGTGCTCACCTGGCAGGAAGGGAATGGGCGATTGGTCAGCCATTTGAAGAAATATGCGGATGGTAGGGTATTGAATCAACATCTGGCTTATCAGATACATGTAGGGCAAGATGCTGTGGAAGTGTCCGTCTTCGATGATAAAACGAAATTGTCAAAGACCATTAAAACCCAGAAGGTGATCAATTGCTGCCCACAATTTGTCAATCAGTATCTGTTGCCAAACCGTACGGCATTGACGAAAAAATTTCATTATGCACCTTGGATCGTAGCGACGATTGTATTGCATCGTTTCCCTTTTGCAGATGGTGCGACACTTTCCTGGGAAAATATTATTTATAACGGAAAGGGATTGGGTTATGTGTATGATCAACACCAGAACCTAAATCAGTTGCAAAGCCCTTTTGTGATTACCTATTATCATAGTCTGGGAGATGGGGACCTCAATGGAAACCGGAAACAGCTATATCAGTGGACAGACCAGCAATGGAAAGAGTTTATTTTGGAAGATCTAGAGAAGGCGCATTATGGAATAGAAAATGAAGTCATTAGTATAGAAGTCTTTCGACACGGACATGGCATGATAAGCCCTGTCAGTGGTTTTCTATCAGACGAAGCGCGTACCGAACTGACAAGACCTATTGCTGATAAAGTCTATTTTGCACATTCTGATTTAAGTGGTATATCTATTTTTGAGGAAGCCTTTTATCAGGGAATCACCGTAGCCGATCAGGTTTTCGCTGACCTTGGTCAAAAAGAAGCATAGCTGTCGGTCTATGCTTCCGGATTTCTGTCGGGCTGCTATAGGTATTGCGTAGCCGATATTTTTATAGGTTGCTTATTTGTAGTATTATGCAACGAAACTTTTTATAGGCTTAATAGTACCTGCCATGCTTTGTCTAATTGCTCCGTATCCAATAATTGCGCAGCGTAAGCATGTACTTTTTGTGTTAATTGCGGTGAACCTTGTTGAAAATTCAGCCGGAGGTAGTTTAAATATTTATCCTCTTGGGTGGCTTGCTCTAGAACTGGTAAGGATTCGACATTAGCCAATAATCCGAGATGGTTTCCGGTAAGTACTTTGGAAAGGCGAATACTTTCGGGCAGCTGATCTACGCCAATACCCAGACTGCGGAGTGGTTTAGGAACAATAAAGAGATTTTCATTGGTTACACGGCAGTACCAGTCGCCGCCGAGACGAGCGACCAGATCTAGTTCCTCTTGTTTTATCGTATTGTTTTTGTGCAAGAGTTCTTTGTGCACATGCATATAGAGTACTTCTGCAATAACGAGATTTCCTGCGCCGGGTTCGTCGCTCAGGGCGATCACTTCTCTTACACGACATTCCAGTTGAACCGGAGATTCCGAGACCCGCGGTGGGCGAACATGTAATGATGGGATTGGTGTAAACCCAGATTTGTCAAATTCATTTACCTCCTTGCTGTACTCTGTACTGGCCAGTGACTGTTGCTGTACCATCGCATAGTTTACGATGTTGATGACGACCTCATTGACTTCCTGAATATTGTCCAGTGTATGCTTGGTACTGCCATCACGCATGCGACGCAAGGGTGAGAATACACATATTGGTGGTTGGTGTGACATCAGGTTGAAGTAGCTGAAAGGACTCAGGTTGACATTGCCCGCCACATCGATGGTACTCGCAAAACAGATGGGACGAGGTGCAATGGCATATTTGATTAAATTATCAATGATGGCTTTATCAGCAGAGGACTCAAAAGTGACTGTATCGAAAGAAGAAGAATTCATTTTTTGAATAGATTTATTGTTGGTATAATACTACGGAATTGGAAAGTTTGCCCAAGCCAGTTATTTCTAGCTCGACCTGATCGCCTACCTGTAGCCATTGATCCTGATGAGCGGGATTCTCCATGCGCCCAGTGCCGTTGAGTTCTAAAAAACATCCCGTTCCAACTGTTCCCGAACCGATCACATCACCCGGAAAGAGACGTACACCATAGGAAACGCGCTCGATAATTTCGGCAAATGTCCAGTGCATCGTAGCAAAATTACCGGAAGAAACCTGTTGACCATTCACTCGGCATGACATCTCGAGATTATATCGGTCACCAATATGATCTCCTGAAGAATTAATTTTATAAGGTTCCAATTCGTCCTTGGTGACTAACCATGGACCAATTGCCGTAGCAAAATCCTTTCCTTTGGCGGGCCCCAAGCTTAATTTCATCTCGTCCATCTGGAGTTTTCGTGCGCTAAAATCATTCATGATCATGTATCCGGCAATATATTTATCAGCCTCTGAGGCAGGGATATTTATACCTGTTTTATTGATTACGATGGCCACTTCAAGTTCAAAATCCAGTTGCTCAAGATGCAGTGGCATACATTGTATCGGGCCGGGACCTTGTATGGCCTGATGATTGGAGAAGTAAAAAACGGGAAATTCATCGAATTCCGGAATCATATCCAGTCCGCGGTTTCTTCTTGACGTCGCTACGTGCTGCCGAAAAGCATAGGCATCACGCACTGATGTCGGATGAGGTATCGGTGCAACAAGCTGACTATCTTGCAATAACTGGTAAGGTCTGGACATACGTCCCTCCAGCAATGCACTGTGATAATACACTAAATCGTTTATGGCTTCATCTCCACGGATCAAAAAATCAGCCATATCGGTCGGAAGGGAAAGGGCTATCTCCGAGCAGGTGTATACCCGGTCATTGATTATAATGCCTAATTCATGTTGGCCATTTTTCGTGCACGTAACAATTCTCATATCGGAATATTCTATTGGTTATTCAATCTTTGAATGCGACACAAATATATCGTATAAGTTTTGAAAAAAATATTTCTTCGCTTGAAAACAGAAAAATATTCTTACCTTTATTATAACATTATAAACTAGTAAAAATGATCAATCGTGGAATACATCGCTTTGCGTCATCCATACCCTATATTGCTTTTAATAGAGCAATTATAGCTGATATCATTTTTGCCCAATACTAATCCCCTCGAATTTTTTGCCAATCGATGCTATTGGCAACGTTGATATTCATTTATTTTTTATAACCGTTTTAAATCGTAGAATTATGCCATTTTATGTTAAACAAGGGCAAATTCCAACACAGCGACATACTGTCTTTAGAAAGCCCGATCATACGCTCTATGCTGAAGAATTGGTTTCTACCCATGGCTTTTCCAGTCTTTATTCGCTCGTGTATCATTGCCACCCGCCTACGTTGGTCAAACAGATCCGTGAACCCTATGATGTTACTCCAAAGATTGCCTGTGAAAAACATCTTAAACATACCAGTTTAAAAGGATTTCAGGTTAAGGCCAAAGATGATTATCTGGAAAGCCGCACACCTGTTCTGGTCAACCAGGATCTACACATTTCGCTGGCTGCCCCCCGTCAGTCCATGACGGATTATTTTTATAAAAATAGCCAGGCCGATGAGATTATTTTCGTGCACCATGGAACAGGGAA
The window above is part of the Sphingobacterium sp. ML3W genome. Proteins encoded here:
- a CDS encoding DUF350 domain-containing protein; amino-acid sequence: MNYELFYKGIAASLIYSLIGIAVLLLAYWLIERLTPEQSWQEIVKNKNMALAIVFAAFILGISIIIAAAIHG
- a CDS encoding polyamine aminopropyltransferase; translation: MGKKSNLPIFLLFAVFVIATCGLIYELVAGALASYLLGDSVKQFSFIIGTYLFSMGVGSFLAKYITKNLFDRFIDIELLIGVIGGCSSVVLFLLFQQVEHFQFVLYFFVFLTGCLCGMEIPLLMNILKDRVQFRDLVSNVFAFDYIGALIASVLFPILLIPRLGVMGTSLFFGIINILVGVFLSFYLAKRLKNPNWIKAKSIVCLVLLSVVFFYSDDLLKYSESQLYGNNIVYKHSTPYQRIVLTESKGEYQLFLNNNLQFNTKDEYRYHEVLVHPAMSMAKDVSHVLVFGGGDGLAVREVLKYPGVKKVTLVDLDEGMTKLFQTNELLVSHNKGSLNDPRVKVINQDAFIWAKSAKEKYDVMIIDFPDPSNYSLGKLYTTSFYQSLQPLMTPYTMVSVQTTSPYFAPKSYWCIHETISTVFPNTVAYHTYVPSFGEWGFCLFSADMIQQFKHVARRVDKLRYYNYHFRELTEFPTDMRADHVEINRLDNQILVRYFDEEWSKI
- a CDS encoding NAD(P)/FAD-dependent oxidoreductase, whose amino-acid sequence is MKNGVRFNPSRRGFLKLAFLGAIGLQFAQACKKKVNRIFLRLTGTDHILGHRLRFQDFPKSTAVVEIPILILGGGVSGLSAAYRLQQKGMNDFLLLDMESEVGGNARHGENDYSRYPLGAHYLPIPNASNRELLQFLEESKIIIGWTNEGVPLFDEEQLSFAPQERLFIHNIWQGGIVPSYGLSQQETTEIDRFMTQMGRFKQLKGSDGKYVFDIPMRNASQSADLKRLDVLTMRSWMESEGYKTEPVFSYVNYCCRDDYGTGIAATSAFAAIHYFASRKHDWSAYQDLVLTWQEGNGRLVSHLKKYADGRVLNQHLAYQIHVGQDAVEVSVFDDKTKLSKTIKTQKVINCCPQFVNQYLLPNRTALTKKFHYAPWIVATIVLHRFPFADGATLSWENIIYNGKGLGYVYDQHQNLNQLQSPFVITYYHSLGDGDLNGNRKQLYQWTDQQWKEFILEDLEKAHYGIENEVISIEVFRHGHGMISPVSGFLSDEARTELTRPIADKVYFAHSDLSGISIFEEAFYQGITVADQVFADLGQKEA
- a CDS encoding flavin reductase family protein, coding for MNSSSFDTVTFESSADKAIIDNLIKYAIAPRPICFASTIDVAGNVNLSPFSYFNLMSHQPPICVFSPLRRMRDGSTKHTLDNIQEVNEVVINIVNYAMVQQQSLASTEYSKEVNEFDKSGFTPIPSLHVRPPRVSESPVQLECRVREVIALSDEPGAGNLVIAEVLYMHVHKELLHKNNTIKQEELDLVARLGGDWYCRVTNENLFIVPKPLRSLGIGVDQLPESIRLSKVLTGNHLGLLANVESLPVLEQATQEDKYLNYLRLNFQQGSPQLTQKVHAYAAQLLDTEQLDKAWQVLLSL
- a CDS encoding fumarylacetoacetate hydrolase family protein, translating into MRIVTCTKNGQHELGIIINDRVYTCSEIALSLPTDMADFLIRGDEAINDLVYYHSALLEGRMSRPYQLLQDSQLVAPIPHPTSVRDAYAFRQHVATSRRNRGLDMIPEFDEFPVFYFSNHQAIQGPGPIQCMPLHLEQLDFELEVAIVINKTGINIPASEADKYIAGYMIMNDFSARKLQMDEMKLSLGPAKGKDFATAIGPWLVTKDELEPYKINSSGDHIGDRYNLEMSCRVNGQQVSSGNFATMHWTFAEIIERVSYGVRLFPGDVIGSGTVGTGCFLELNGTGRMENPAHQDQWLQVGDQVELEITGLGKLSNSVVLYQQ